A single window of Nicotiana sylvestris chromosome 5, ASM39365v2, whole genome shotgun sequence DNA harbors:
- the LOC138869013 gene encoding uncharacterized protein — protein sequence MTGKKEQAIYYLSKKFTSYEAKYTLLERTCCALTWVAQNLRHYLVAYTTYLITRFDPLKYIFQKPVPTGRLAKWKILLTEFDIVYVTRTTIKAQALADHLAENPVNEEYQPLSTYFPDEEVNSVEVIPKDTNAWKIFFDGAVNAKGVKIGEILILPSGQHYPAIARLQFFCMNNTAEYEACIMGMNMAIDQDVKKLLIMGDSDLIIRQAQGEWKTQDVKLLPYRQLVEDLSKQFKSVEFRFIPRFHNELADTLATLASMLPCPSNVHIDSLEIQIRERHVIAIQLSWNQMFIHGIMISKDS from the coding sequence ATGACTGGGAAgaaagaacaagccatatactatttgagcaagaagttcactagttatgaagccaaatacactttgttggaaagaacttgctgcgccctaacttgggtcgctcagaatcTTAGGCATTACTTGGTGGCCTACACCACCTACCTCATAACCAGATTCGATCCTTTGAAATACATATTCCAAAAGCCggtgcccacgggaaggttagcaaaatggaaaATCCTACTCACCGagttcgacatagtctatgtcacccgcacaaCAATAAAAGCTCAAGCTTTGGCGGATCACTTAGCTGAGAATCCTGTTAATGAAGAATATcagcctttgagtacttactttccagacgaggaagtaaattcagttgaggtaattCCAAAGGACACTAATGCTTGGAAaattttcttcgatggagctgtgaaTGCAAAAGGTGTCAAGATTGGGGAAATTTTGATTTTGCCCagtggtcagcattatccagccataGCCCGGCTTCAGTTTTTCTGCATGAACAACActgccgaatatgaagcctgcattatgggcatgaacatggcaatcgatcAAGATGTGAAaaaattgttaatcatgggagattctgacttgattatccgacaagctcaaggtgAATGGAAAACTCAGGATGTCAAGCTTCTTCCATACAGGCAActtgtggaagatcttagcaaacAGTTCAAATCTGTTGAGTTCAGGTTTATTCCTCGGTTTCATAATGAGTTAGCCGATACactagctactttggcctcgatgctgccgTGTCCAAGCAATGTCCATATTGACtcattggaaatccaaatccgggaAAGACATGTTATTGCAATACAGTTGAGCTGGAACCAGATGTTCATCCATGGcatcatgatatcaaaagattcttGA